The Longimicrobium sp. genome includes a window with the following:
- a CDS encoding glycosyltransferase: protein MKVVIQNNSRVWGGNEKWLATLAAGLLARGHRVVVSCRRDGAVRPELERRGIPTAAVRPGVGADVVRGVRFARWLRRERPDALLLTSWKTTAWGAWAARRAGVPRVVVRLGIVRGLRRRRHARAFRRAVHALIVNSAEIRDEWLRSAPWFPAGAVHVVLNGIVVPPPLPPEERAAVRRELGASPDACLVAGAGHVHRRKGFDLLLEAFARAAVPDAEAAILGTGPEEVRLRAWAESLGIAERVRWPGHRGDVVRVLAACDLFVLSSRNEGMANVMLEAMAAGTPVVATDVSGVRAALGEQGGRPPAGWIVPPDDPAAMAEAMRAVLQGDLGEVRRRVEEASWRVARWFGVERMVDEAEAVLRGDASARG, encoded by the coding sequence ATGAAGGTGGTGATCCAGAACAACAGCCGCGTCTGGGGCGGCAACGAGAAGTGGCTGGCCACCCTGGCCGCCGGGCTGCTGGCGCGCGGCCATCGGGTGGTCGTCTCGTGTCGCCGCGACGGGGCGGTGCGCCCCGAGCTGGAGCGCCGCGGCATCCCCACGGCCGCCGTGCGCCCCGGCGTCGGCGCGGACGTGGTGCGCGGGGTCCGCTTCGCGCGCTGGCTGCGCCGCGAGCGCCCCGACGCGCTGCTGCTCACCTCGTGGAAGACGACCGCGTGGGGCGCCTGGGCCGCGCGCCGCGCCGGCGTGCCGCGCGTCGTGGTGCGGCTCGGCATCGTGCGCGGACTCCGGCGCCGCCGCCACGCCCGGGCGTTCCGCCGCGCCGTCCATGCGCTGATCGTCAACTCCGCCGAGATCCGCGACGAGTGGCTGCGCTCGGCGCCGTGGTTCCCCGCCGGGGCGGTGCACGTCGTCCTCAACGGCATCGTCGTTCCGCCGCCGCTGCCGCCGGAGGAGCGGGCGGCGGTGCGCAGGGAGCTGGGCGCGTCGCCCGACGCCTGCCTGGTGGCGGGGGCGGGGCACGTCCACCGCCGCAAGGGCTTCGACCTCCTGCTCGAGGCCTTCGCCCGCGCGGCCGTCCCCGACGCCGAGGCGGCGATCCTCGGCACCGGGCCGGAGGAGGTGAGGCTGCGCGCGTGGGCGGAGTCGCTGGGGATCGCGGAGCGCGTGCGCTGGCCGGGGCACCGGGGCGACGTGGTGCGCGTGCTCGCCGCCTGCGACCTGTTCGTGCTCTCCAGCCGCAACGAGGGGATGGCGAACGTGATGCTGGAGGCGATGGCCGCCGGCACGCCCGTGGTGGCCACCGACGTCAGCGGCGTGCGCGCGGCGCTCGGCGAGCAGGGCGGGCGCCCGCCGGCCGGGTGGATCGTCCCGCCCGACGACCCCGCCGCGATGGCGGAGGCGATGCGGGCGGTCCTGCAGGGCGACCTGGGCGAGGTGCGGCGGCGCGTGGAGGAGGCCTCGTGGCGGGTGGCCCGCTGGTTCGGCGTGGAGCGGATGGTGGACGAGGCGGAGGCCGTCCTGCGCGGCGACGCCTCCGCGCGCGGATGA